The following is a genomic window from Spirosoma foliorum.
AAATGATATATTTGTGTATAGATATAGAAAACGATGAGAACAAATATTAACATCAGTGATAAGTTGCTTGAGGAAGCAATGCAGTTGAGTCATGCCAAAACAAAAAAAGAAGTGGTTGAACAAGCACTGGAGAACTATGTGAATATGCTCAATCGCAAACAGATTTTAGAGTGGCCAGGCAAAGTTCATTGGGAGGGCGATCTTGAACAAATGAGAGCTGAAAAATAATGGAACCAGTTCTTGTGGATACCTCTGTTTGGATTGATTACATCCGACAACGTGATGTTTCACAGGCTCGCCTATTGCAAAAATATCTTCGGTTATCTGATGAGAGCATCTACATGACTGCTACCGTTGTGCAGGAGATTTTACAAGGTGTTCATGAAGATTCATTATTCAATCAGGTTAAACGAAATCTATTGGCTTTGGCAATTCTGAAACTAGATCCTGTTGAGGCCGCCATTGGTGCGGCTGAGTTATATCGAACTCTTCGCAGAAAGGGTGTAACGATTCGAAAGCCAAACGATTGCCTGATTGCCCATTACGCTATATTCTACGATATTCCTGTTCTGCAT
Proteins encoded in this region:
- a CDS encoding type II toxin-antitoxin system VapB family antitoxin; this encodes MRTNINISDKLLEEAMQLSHAKTKKEVVEQALENYVNMLNRKQILEWPGKVHWEGDLEQMRAEK
- the vapC gene encoding type II toxin-antitoxin system VapC family toxin, translating into MEPVLVDTSVWIDYIRQRDVSQARLLQKYLRLSDESIYMTATVVQEILQGVHEDSLFNQVKRNLLALAILKLDPVEAAIGAAELYRTLRRKGVTIRKPNDCLIAHYAIFYDIPVLHNDIDFDQIARFTALRVAKA